The Bradyrhizobium sp. B097 genome contains the following window.
TCTTCCATCTGCGCCTCGCGGGCGAGCTTCTTGATCAGCGTCTGGTCATCGGCTGCCAGCGCGGACCAGGCGCGTTTCGAGAACACCAGCAGCTCGGGAACGATCAGGTGCTCGGTGAGCGAAAAGTGTTTCGCTGCGGTGTAGTGATTGCTGAAGACGTAGCTCGGGGGATTGTTCTCGGCGCCGTCGATGACGCCGGTCTGTAGCGCGCTGAACACCTGATCGTAGCCCATCGCGACACCGTTGCCGCCCAGCGCGTTCATCATGTCGATGAAGATCGGATTGCCGATGACGCGGAACTTGAGGCCCTTGATGTCGGCGATCGTCCTGATCGCGTGCTTGGTGTTGTAGAGGCTGCGCGCTCCGGAATTCATCCAGCACAGTGCGACCAGTCCGGCGTTTGGGCTTGCCGTAATCTTGTCCAGCAGCTCCTGGCCGATCGGGCCGTCCATCATCCGCTCGGCATGCGCCATGTTCTTGAACAGGAAGGGCATGTTGACGACGTTGATGTCATCGACGATCGGGCCGATCGAGCCGGCGCTGACGCGCAGCATCTGGATCGCGCCGATCTGGGTCTGCTCGATGGTTTCCTTC
Protein-coding sequences here:
- a CDS encoding TRAP transporter substrate-binding protein, coding for MDHARRSQRRAAGLSRRDLIRIGAGLGAVVVTSPALAQAKAVFKASDVQPPGYPTVVATENLGKKLAAATNGRLSLQMFPSMQLGGEKETIEQTQIGAIQMLRVSAGSIGPIVDDINVVNMPFLFKNMAHAERMMDGPIGQELLDKITASPNAGLVALCWMNSGARSLYNTKHAIRTIADIKGLKFRVIGNPIFIDMMNALGGNGVAMGYDQVFSALQTGVIDGAENNPPSYVFSNHYTAAKHFSLTEHLIVPELLVFSKRAWSALAADDQTLIKKLAREAQMEERGLWNTYEQQAMEKAKAAGCEIIEIADKAPFQNAVKPVWDKYGPKYQDMIGRIQSA